Genomic segment of Chelonia mydas isolate rCheMyd1 chromosome 11, rCheMyd1.pri.v2, whole genome shotgun sequence:
CCCTGTAAACTCTTAGAGCTTGACCAAAGATTTCTAACTTTAAAAGTAGACTAAATATCCATAATTACTCTGCTGCAACTGAGATCTGCTTACTGCAGCATCCGAGGGTATCAGGGAGCTGGTTTGGGCCATATTTTCTTTGCTTAGCTTGGTTCTAGACTTGGTAAAAGTTAGAGCAGCATAGGGGCTTCTTTAGTCTGCACCAGCTGGCAGTGGTCCTTGGCAGGACTGTCTGCAGCTGATGATAGCCAGAGTGCAGCAGTGCCCTGGTCATGCCCCTGCCACCAGCAGCACATCCCTTACACCTGGGCCAGGTGCAGGGGTGGCTTAAGAATTGGCCAGACCAGCTTTACATTGGCAAAAAAATCCCCATGCCAGGGGAATTCTCTGCTGCCCAAATGGGACCAGAATGTGGACCCTTTGTCTctggagtggtgcaaaggggctggatTAGGTCTGATTCAGTGGCTTTAAACTGAAGAGCAAAGGCTAGAAGCAAACCGTTATAACTGGACGTGGAGCTTGTTAGGAGCTGTATTTCTGATGCTCCCTGACTTCTCTGATTTGGTCACAGACCTGTGGAGAAGTATTGCAGTATCCCTGTGATGGAGAATTCCCACAAGCAGTAGAAAGCCTAACAAATATTTGCTGTTAGATCAATCCTTTCTGTTTAAAGTGCAATGTTTGTAGCTAAGCTCTGATACAGGAAGGTCAGGCGGAGTATCAAGGTTGCATTATATAAAGGCAGAGAAATATATGCTGGAAAGCTGAAGGGAAGACTTTGCTGCTTAGAGGGGGAAAGTTAGGTTTTCCAGAAGAGAACCCATGAAGACCTTATTCATTTTTGCCCTTGTGATGAGTGTTTGGTCTTGTTCTGGTAAGTTCCTCTAAATAGGAAGAGCATCCATTCTTACTGGATGAATGACCAATGCTTGTTTTAATGGGCCTGTGATATGTTTGTGTCAGCGTTGCCAGTGTATGACTATGAACTGTCCATCACGGAAGAAGCTCTGCGTGCCTCCATTGGAAGAGTGAATTCTAGATCACAATGGCCAGCCCTGTTTGGCGTCGTCAAGAGCTACGTTAGAGGGGTGAGTGTGGAGCTAGTCAAAAAAATGTCACTGAAACATGTTTGTGGTGGGGAAAAACCAGGAAATGTAACCAATTTTCTTTTGGTTTGGAATGTGCTaattttcttccaaaaaaaaaaaagatgatttttttcttgTCATTCAGTCAAAATTCTTGGTTTTCAAAAACTAAAATCATGTTTTCtggaaaaccaaaatattgtcAGTTTTCAGCTTTTCATTTGCCTTAAAAAacgtgggtttgggggggggtttgagggacacatcaaggaaaaacaattttttcataATCTTCCATGgaaaaataattggcattttcaatcagctctagaaAAGTGCTTTCCATTTTTGGGTGGGTTGTAATGTGGCTCAGTTGAACATTTCTTGGCCAGTGTTTATAATATTTAGTAGATGCACTTGTCCTTATCACTTACGTTCACCATTCATGCAGTCTAAACATATTCAATCTGTATGTAGTATCATGGCAGCAATTCTACTGGTCATGTGTTGCTGGTCCTCGCTGCCTTCAGTGCCTACAGCTTCCTTAGAAAATTGCTTTAACAGTCTCAAGTTTCTTATGCTCAATTGTTATTCCACAAGGGActttttgaaaagcaaaaaacCAAATGTGACTGTCATACCTCTAGCCCCCGTGACATATGCTGTAACTACTGCATTTTGATATAAAATTAAGAGGCTTGCATTCCCAGACAAACCCAAAGCCCCACTGTTTCTAAACTTTGAACTGGAATGTACCTACTCCTGCATGATGAGTGTCCCATGATCCTGCTGGAATAAATCTAGTTTGGAAATATTGCAGGTAGCAAGGTTGGAAAATAAGGTGCTGAAAGTGAAAGGGAGATTCACTGGGTCTGAAAAGTCAATAAGAgtgagaggaagaggagagaagtcCTTAATACATATAACTGCAAATGTACCTACCAGTCTTTAAAGGTTATCATGTTTCCTGCTGGATGGTACTACTCAGCACCTCTTCTGGTAATAGTATTATTGTTTGGTATTATTGAACACTTATATTGTGAGTAGTGCCTAAAGGCAACAACCAGATTTGGCCCCAtggtactaggcactgtacagacactctttttaAGGGTCTCACTTTAGAAATTGATTGTTATACAGCTTCTGTGACATTTATAAGCTAAAATAATGAGATGACAGACCTATACCCTAGCCGGGCATGAATAAACCATGGGGTGAATGGTAAGTTGCAATTGCAGGGGTAATGATTGAAAGAGAAAACCCGGGAAAGATTTCCTTTTAGCTCAATAGGGAGTTTTTTTTCTAAAGCAATCAtccttgggtttttttggtgtaaTAGATTCCTTATAAATAAGGTAGTTAACAGTAGATAcagtaaaagcggcaaagagtccggtggcaccttatagactaagagacatattggagcataagctttcgtggatgaatacccacttcgtcggatgcaggTTAACTGTAACTGATCTCTGATTCTCTAGCCTTGACAGCTCATTGTTGGTACTGTTTACAGCACACAAGGCAGAGCTGTGATTCAACAGTAGCCTTGCTGTTGGGTTGAAAGGTGCTAAtgacatgtgtgtgtgtgtgtgtgtttgtgtgtgtgtgtgtctcattaGGGAGAGCATGTGAGTTAAAGCAGCAGTCTCACGTGTTAGCCCTTAGAGCTCTGAGGTTCCTTTTGGATGGCAAAGCAGCCACACAGGAGAGCTGATGTTCGGACTCTTTCAGAGCCCATATACTCCCAGAGGAAATCTGTGAGCTACAGGGGAGCACCAGGTGTAAAACCCCAGgactggggcaggaagggaactGTTTAATTAAGCAATTTGCACTGGCGAGAGACCCTAGAGAGTCACTCATGGCAGGTGCTGCTTGGGGCCATCGCGCCTGAGGCTTCTGCAGGAGGAGTTGTGTGCAGCTTTTACCAACTCTCTTGAAGGAAATAAGACGTGGTGTAACtagtttatttacaaaatgtccACAAGAAAATGCCCTTACCCTGTCCCTGACATTCTGCTCCAGATGGGATACTGACTCCCAAGGCCCTGATTTCTGTCACAGTTTGGCAAAGAGGCAGTAGTACCGTGTACTGTACACAGAGAAAAGCAACTCAAGCAGCAATCACACATGCTATTGGCCCTTCCTTCTTATACAGGTTGACCTGTTGGATAACAATGACTACAGTATAATGCTGGACTTCATTGTTCGAGAAACCACCTGCACTaaagattcagagaaggaccCGTCCTTGTGTGACTTCAGAGTGGGACACTATGTGGTAAGCGTGCTGGGTCTCCTAGCATGGAAAACACCCTCTGTGTTATTGAACATGGCCTGGGATTCTGTCAGCTTTTGTGCTGATCATTCAAGCCCTTTGCTAAGCAAATACCTGGCTTGAAGCATTAAGTAAATGACATTTGAGGACTGGCCACTATACATAAGCTGCTGTAGACTCCTCCCTGCTCAACATgcacagggtgggagaaagaagtGTATTCTATGCCATGTTAGAAAGGAACAGTCCAAGCCcatcttcattattttatattgcCTCACTTAACAACACAGGTGTAGTTAAGATGTTTTTTTCACAGCAAAAAATACCCGACTGAAAAATTGCTCCTACATCTTCCTCTCCAGCATactcataaattccaaggccagaagggaccattgtgatcatcgagAATGACCCCTCGTGGGTAGAactcaggccagagaacttccctgagttaatttctgtttgaactacagcaggtcttttagaaaagcagccagtcttgatttaaaaatgaccagtgatggagaacccagcattacccttggtaaattgttccagtggttaattctcTTCACGCTTAAgagacacttttttttccttgtctGAATTGATGtagtttcaacttccaggcattggatgTTGTTGTATCTTTTGTCAGCTAGATTGAGGAGCCTTCTATTATCAAATGTCCATGCCCTGTGTAGGTACTTCAATGCTCACcaagtcacccttaaccttctgattgagctccttgagttttccaatcctttattCACTctggtggctcttttctgaaccctcaaCAATTCCAGAAGGATACTGAGAAATTAGagacaacagaactggacacagaattccagtagcagtcataccagtgccaaa
This window contains:
- the SPP2 gene encoding secreted phosphoprotein 24 isoform X1; this translates as MKTLFIFALVMSVWSCSALPVYDYELSITEEALRASIGRVNSRSQWPALFGVVKSYVRGVDLLDNNDYSIMLDFIVRETTCTKDSEKDPSLCDFRVGHYVQTAFCRSTVRVSEEQIQNLTVYCSQDGSSSESSSSEEIMFMEMMAPDRRGDSRNEAKLAREAFSAGRRRQSYKAQRKSSNTNSYALE
- the SPP2 gene encoding secreted phosphoprotein 24 isoform X2 produces the protein MKTLFIFALVMSVWSCSALPVYDYELSITEEALRASIGRVNSRSQWPALFGVVKSYVRGVDLLDNNDYSIMLDFIVRETTCTKDSEKDPSLCDFRVGHYVQTAFCRSTVRVSEEQIQNLTVYCSQDGSSSESSSSEEIMFMEMMAPDRRGDSRNEVN